Proteins encoded together in one Melospiza melodia melodia isolate bMelMel2 unplaced genomic scaffold, bMelMel2.pri scaffold_184, whole genome shotgun sequence window:
- the LOC134433518 gene encoding LOW QUALITY PROTEIN: ephrin-B3-like (The sequence of the model RefSeq protein was modified relative to this genomic sequence to represent the inferred CDS: inserted 2 bases in 2 codons), which translates to MAGRAAALLVAVLGAGAAGLSLEPVVWHTGNRRFQDDGGYVLYPQIGDRLDLVCPGGRXYEYYKLYLVGGAQARRCQVQAPPGPAPPGPAPTLLLTCDRPQRDVRFTIKFQEFSPNLWGHEFRXQHDYYIITTSDGTPEGLENGQGGACLTRAMRVTLRVGQRPGAEPPPDPDTGPANQTSPPGPGPPPAREGAVLGAAGGGAALLALLGGAGGALWWRRRPRRAPKTPRGGAGPARPRPHGTGPAHPLRELPLPPAAPPPAYYKV; encoded by the exons aTGGCGGGGCGCGCGGCCGCGCTGCTCGTGGCCGTGCTGGGCGCGGGGGCcgcggggctcagcctggagccgGTGGTGTGGCACACCGGGAACCGGCG GTTCCAGGACGACGGTGGCTACGTGCTGTACCCGCAGATCGGTGACCGCCTGGACCTGGTGTGCCCGGGGGGGC GCTACGAGTACTACAAGCTGTACCTGGTGGGGGGGGCGCAGGCGCGGCGCTGCCAGGtgcaggcgccgcccggccccgccccccccggccccgcccccacgCTGCTGCTCACCTGCGACCGCCCCCAGCGCGACGTGCGCTTCACCATCAAATTCCAGGAGTTCAGCCCCAACCTCTGGGGACACGAGTTCC CGCAGCACGACTATTACATCATCA CCACATCGGACGGGACCCCCGAGGGGCTGGAGAACGGCCAGGGCGGGGCGTGCCTGACGCGGGCCATGCGCGTCACCCTGCGCGTGGGACAGC GCCCCGGGGCGGAGCCTCCGCCGGACCCGGACACAG GTCCAGCCAATCAGACGAGCccgcccgggccgggcccgcccccCGCGCGGGAGGGGGCGGTGctgggggcggcggggggcggggccgcgctgctggcgctgctggggggggcggggggggcgcTCTGGTGGCGGCGCCGCCCCCGGAGAGCCCCGAAAACCCCGCGGGGAGGGGCGGGGCCCGCCAGGCCACGCCCACACGGGACAGGCCCCGCCCACCCCCTGCGCGAGCTGCCCCTCccccccgcggccccgccccccgcctATTACAAGGTGtga
- the LOC134433520 gene encoding telomerase Cajal body protein 1-like, whose translation MAAPMEDAPLGVPEPPGTPQDAAAAEPEEEEEELDFPQFDFGRPPHPVWGAREEFAKRPENYLRGCKWAPDGSCVLTCSNDNALRIFDLPLPPGPPPGAPLPQMLPAVQVAEGDTIYDFTWYPLMDSSDPPSCLVAASSRDSPVHLWDAFDGSLRGSFRAHNHLDEPVAPHSLAFSPDGSRLLGGFDGAVREFPTERPGRGGAQRSLHPRPDWLPGLQPSQSLFACGSYGRSLGLYPLEGGGAVALWPRLPAAPTHLRFSPCGTHLYAGGGSMDHHILCWDLRVPERPLLALPRRVATNQRVTFDLDPWLCHRLDTLAPPPGRGDPPELPPLLRFRALRDCVNGTSLHPALPLLATASGQRLFPAPWDSGGDSDGDSEGTPAPGGDIRLQLWWWGHGDTNGDTPGDSGTDHSHLPGDTDCHLSGDTGTGDCHIPGSTECHLPGDTGTGDCHLPGDTGTGDCRLSGDSVTGDCHTPGHTDCHLSGDTGRSLSPPRERPMSPPW comes from the exons ATGGCGGCGCCCATGGAGGACG CCCCTCTGGGGGTTCCcgaaccccccgggacccctcagGACGCGGCCGCGGCGGagcccgaggaggaggaggaggagctcga TTTCCCCCAGTTCGATTTCGGCCGCCCCCCCCACCCggtttggggggctcgggaggaATTCGCGAAGCGCCCCGAGAATTACCTGCGAGGCTGCAAATG gGCCCCCGACGGTTCCTGTGTCCTCACCTGCAGCAACGACAACGCCCTGAGGATCTTCGAcctccccctgcccccgggaccccccccaggGGCGCCCCTCCCCCAAATG ctcccGGCCGTGCAGGTGGCCGAAGGTGACACCATCTACGACTTCACCTGGTACCCCCTGATGGACTCCAGCGACCCCCCCAGCTGCCT GGTGGCCGCCAGCAGCCGGGACAGCCCCGTGCACCTGTGGGACGCCTTCGATGGGAGCCTGAGGGGATCGTTCCGGGCCCACAACCACCTG GACGAGCCCGTGGCCCCCCACTCGCTGGCGTTCTCCCCGGACGGCTCGCGGCTCCTCGGGGGCTTCGACGGCGCCGTGCGCGAGTTCCCGACCGAGCgcccgggccggggcggggctcAGCGCAGCCTGCACC CGAGGCCTGATTGGCTGCCTGGCCTTCAGCCCAGCCAATCGCTGTTCGCCTGCGGCTCCTATGGGCGGAGCCTGGGGCTGTACCCGCTGGAAGGGGGCGGGGCCGTGGCGCTCTGGCCCCGCCTCCCGGCCGCGCCCACTCACCTGCGCTTCAGCCCCTGCGGGACGCACCTGTACGCCGGCGGAGGAAG TATG GACCACCACATCCTGTGCTGGGACCTTCGTGTCCCCGAGCGCCCCCTCCTGGCGCTGCCGCGgcgcgtggccaccaaccagcgcGTGACCTTTGACCTCGACCC atggcttTGTCACCGTCTGGACACGCTGGCCCCTCCCCCCGGCCGCGGGGACCCCCCCGAGCTGCCCCCCCTGCTCCGGTTCCGCGCCCTCCGCGACTGCGTCAACGGCACCAG cctgCACCCCGCGCTGCCGCTCCTGGCCACGGCCTCGGGCCAGCGCCTGTTCCCGGCGCCGTGGGACAGTGGCGGTGACAGCgacggggacagcgaggggacaccgGCGCCGGGCGGGGACATCCGGCTGCAGCTCTGgtggtggggacacggggacaccaacggggacacccctggggacagcgggACCGACCATTCTCACCTACCTGGGGACACCGATTGTCACCtctctggggacacggggactggAGATTGTCACATCCCTGGATCCACCGAgtgtcacctccctggggacaccgGCACTGGCGAttgtcacctccctggggacactgggactggCGATTGTCGCCTCAGCGGGGACAGCGTGACTGGCGATTGTCACACTCCTGGGCACACCGATTGTCACCTctctggggacaccgggaggtCATTGTCACCTCCCCGAGAACGTCCAATGTCACCTCCTTGGTGA